One genomic region from Daphnia magna isolate NIES linkage group LG10, ASM2063170v1.1, whole genome shotgun sequence encodes:
- the LOC123477085 gene encoding chitotriosidase-1-like has product MRLLLLATVFAACVFPYVAAGRFVCYFPNWAIERQKPWQFGVDNIDTKLCTHLVYAFADLDETTFKIKPNNPAVDIDQEFYRKFTGLKSQNPSLKTMLAVGGWVDSNINDKYSQLVASRENIDVFVGSVVSLLKEYGFDGLDMDWEYPKSDADKTGFINLMVALKDAFAPFNYILSAAVAPITTDLGYDIPALETTADFINLMTYDMHGSWEPDVADHHAPLRKRSFETIDYNVESSVHHWITNGLSASKINLGMPLYGRSWKLASAVTTPPAPAVGVGAPGPFTKEEGYVSYFEICQAVQNEGWQVVQDPDQFIGPYALSPTDVVNWIGYDDITMLTTKSNYVLSKGLGGAMVWEISLDDYRGACGAGMNPLLTAISRIVVA; this is encoded by the exons ATGAGATTGCTTTTACTAGCAACTGTCTTCGCTGCTTGCGTCTTTCCGTACGTCGCGGCAggtcgttttgtttgttatttccCCAACTGGGCTATTGAACGTCAAA AGCCTTGGCAGTTTGGTGTCGATAACATTGACACTAAACTCTGCACTCATTTGGTCTACGCTTTCGCTGACCTCGACGAAACCACGTTCAAGATCAAACCCAACAATCCAGCCGTAGACATCGATCAAGAATTCTATCGTAAATTCACCGGCTTGAAAAGCCAGAACCCAAGTCTGAAGACCATGTTGGCCGTTGGCGGATGGGTAGACTCCAATATCAACGATAAGTATTCTCAACTAGTAGCAAGTAGAGAGAATATCGACGTTTTTGTCGGCTCAGTCGTCAGCCTTTTAAAAGAATACGGGTTTGACGGGCTCGACATGGACTGGGAGTACCCCAAGTCCGATGCCGACAAGACCGGATTCATCAACCTCATGGTTGCTTTGAAAGATGCGTTCGCTCCGTTCAATTACATCCTTAGCGCTGCCGTTGCTCCTATAACCACCGATCTTG GCTACGACATTCCAGCTCTCGAAACAACAGCTGATTTCATTAATTTGATGACGTACGATATGCACGGATCGTGGGAACCGGACGTGGCTGACCATCACGCTCCTCTGCGTAAACGATCGTTTGAAACGATTGACTACAACGTAGAATCCAGCGTCCATCACTGGATTACCAATGGATTGTCCGCTTCTAAAATCAACCTCGGTATGCCGCTGTACGGACGCAGCTGGAAGCTCGCATCAGCAGTAACGACTCCACCTGCTCCGGCCGTTGGCGTTGGCGCTCCAGGTCCTTTTACCAAGGAAGAGGGTTACGTAAGCTATTTTGAAATCTGCCAGGCTGTTCAGAACGAAGGCTGGCAAGTTGTTCAAGATCCGGACCAGTTCATTGGACCGTACGCTCTGTCGCCTACCGACGTCGTTAATTGGATCGGCTACGACGATATCACCATGCTCACCACCAAGAGCAACTACGTCCTTTCCAAAGGATTAGGTGGAGCTATGGTGTGGGAAATCAGTTTGGACGATTACCGTGGCGCTTGCGGAGCCGGAATGAACCCCCTGTTGACAGCCATTTCACGTATCGTCGTGGCTTAA
- the LOC123466355 gene encoding chordin-like protein 2: MVCTFTSANYAVGDVWYPRLGQHGTLHCVACVCQEGGKINCTIQNCSGPECTGSESSVENHCCARCSKVGQDAKLPTSITTPPAPAHSTRVLQENVRVSSFSLSDLSSSSTSSGVTCLHNGNVYRQISN; the protein is encoded by the exons ATGGTCTGCACTTTCACGTCGGCCAACTACGCGGTCGGTGACGTCTGGTATCCGAGACTGGGTCAACACGGGACCCTCCACTGTGTCGCATGCGTCTGTCAAGAG GGCGGGAAAATCAATTGCACTATCCAAAATTGCAGCGGTCCCGAATGCACCGGGTCCGAATCGTCCGTCGAGAATCATTGTTGTGCCCGCTGTTCCA AAGTGGGGCAAGATGCGAAATTGCCAACATCCATTACAACTCCACCAGCTCCGGCGCATTCGACTCGCGTTTTGCAGGAAAACGTTCGGGTGTCATCATTTTCATTATCGGATTTGAGTAGCAGTTCGACGTCATCTGGCGTCACATGCTTACATAATGGCAACGTCTACCGTCAAATTAGCAactga